The sequence TAAAGAATGTAGCGTCATGAATTAACCGTAAGTGAAGATTAATTCATGGCGCTACATTCTTTATGAAGGAAGTCGACGTCGTCCGCCGGAAAAGTGTGGTAAAATTTAAGAGCGCATTTCCATGCCAAGGAAATGCGCTCTCGCCATTCCAACTTAAATTTTTAAATCTGTGTCTTGAGAACGGGGGGCATTACAACATTGATTTACACTATCTACAGCTATTGCTGAAAGTGTTGCATTGGTAATATTAACAACAGTACTAACAGCTCCATCAATCTCAGGAGTTACTACTACAGTATAGGTACAGCATTTACTTGGACAATCACAACAATCACAAACGAAGAATGAGACTGTATCTGTAGTAGCTAAAGATACAGAACCACTATAAGGAGTTAAAGCAACATCAAGGCTTCTTGCGAAAACCCATTTTGGTCCAACAGCAATTGCTTGGTATTGATTGTTACAAAGTTTAAATACCTGGAAGTTTAACGTTACAGAATTAGCAGTTGGAACTGTTACATTACTAGCAAATTCAAGCTTTATGCATGGATTACAGAAACAAGAAATATTTGTAGTAAGAGAAGCAACAGTAACGGCTAAAGGCGTTCCTCCAGTTGCTGGTATAGTTATTGATGCTGTGCCAGGAATTCCACATTTTAAAAGAGTTAAACCTGATTTTGGATATCGATTATTTTCTAAATTATCTTTCCCATTAGGTTTCGACATTGAATCCATATATTCATTCCCCCTTAAATATAATGAAACCAAGAATTGAGATACAAAACTAAAATCGCGAGTTACAATGAAGACCTAAATAAGCGAAATCAATACTTAGCAGAATTTAAGGCAAAAGTGGTATATCTCCGTATGGCCAGC is a genomic window of Pelorhabdus rhamnosifermentans containing:
- a CDS encoding DUF4489 domain-containing protein; the encoded protein is MDSMSKPNGKDNLENNRYPKSGLTLLKCGIPGTASITIPATGGTPLAVTVASLTTNISCFCNPCIKLEFASNVTVPTANSVTLNFQVFKLCNNQYQAIAVGPKWVFARSLDVALTPYSGSVSLATTDTVSFFVCDCCDCPSKCCTYTVVVTPEIDGAVSTVVNITNATLSAIAVDSVNQCCNAPRSQDTDLKI